A genome region from Micromonospora inyonensis includes the following:
- a CDS encoding HU family DNA-binding protein has translation MNKAELIEALAARLGDRKSATAALDAVLAEVQAAVAKGEKVSITGFGAFEKRVRAARTARNPRTGEAVKVKKTSVPTFRPGAGFKEMVASGKAPKATTAAKKTTTAAKTTAAAKTTGAKATGAKATGAKATGAKATGAKATATKKATAAAKAAPATATKAATKAATKAATKAATKAAGTKATTKAAGAKAAPAKKSTATAKATAARKTATAAKTTAAKKAGTTTATSTVAKKSPARKVPAKKTATR, from the coding sequence GTGAACAAGGCCGAGCTCATCGAGGCGCTCGCCGCTCGCCTGGGGGACAGGAAGTCGGCGACTGCGGCGCTCGACGCGGTCCTCGCTGAGGTCCAGGCGGCGGTGGCGAAGGGCGAGAAGGTGTCCATCACCGGTTTCGGAGCGTTCGAGAAGCGCGTGCGCGCCGCTCGAACAGCCCGCAACCCGCGCACCGGAGAGGCGGTGAAGGTCAAGAAGACATCCGTGCCGACCTTCCGGCCGGGCGCGGGCTTCAAGGAGATGGTGGCCAGCGGCAAGGCGCCGAAGGCCACGACCGCCGCGAAGAAGACCACAACCGCAGCGAAGACGACGGCGGCGGCCAAGACCACCGGGGCGAAGGCGACCGGGGCGAAGGCGACGGGTGCCAAGGCGACGGGTGCCAAGGCGACCGGGGCCAAGGCCACCGCCACGAAGAAGGCCACGGCGGCGGCCAAGGCCGCCCCGGCGACGGCCACCAAGGCCGCGACGAAGGCGGCCACAAAGGCAGCCACGAAGGCCGCGACCAAGGCGGCCGGTACCAAGGCCACCACCAAGGCGGCCGGCGCGAAGGCCGCTCCGGCGAAGAAGAGCACGGCCACCGCCAAGGCCACGGCGGCGAGGAAGACGGCCACGGCCGCGAAGACGACCGCCGCGAAGAAGGCCGGCACCACGACGGCCACGAGCACGGTGGCCAAGAAGTCGCCGGCCCGCAAGGTGCCGGCGAAGAAGACCGCCACCCGCTGA
- a CDS encoding NUDIX hydrolase, with protein MSVIRAAGGVAWRPAAGGGTEVCLVHRPRYGDWSLPKGKLEPGEHPLLAAVREVAEESDVRGVPQVRLPRVSYRSEGRPKVVDYWSLRAVAEGGFQADTEVDGVRWLPVTAALELVSYPHDAQVLRAFAALPPVTGTVALVRHAQAGARGTWSGPDTARPLDTTGRVQARTLAPLVAAIRPVRLVSASPRRCVQTLDPLAELLDLPIEVNRDLDEPEPGQQLVERALAAAARLTALAAAGDPVVVCSQGKVIPPALERLTGRTDDFTTAKGGGWLLAFTADGVLPPDRL; from the coding sequence ATGAGCGTCATCCGGGCGGCGGGCGGGGTGGCGTGGCGTCCCGCCGCGGGCGGCGGGACCGAGGTGTGCCTGGTGCACCGCCCCCGGTACGGGGACTGGTCGCTGCCGAAGGGCAAACTCGAACCGGGCGAGCACCCGCTGCTCGCCGCGGTCCGCGAGGTCGCGGAGGAGAGCGACGTCCGAGGCGTGCCCCAGGTCCGTCTGCCGCGCGTCTCGTACCGCAGCGAGGGCCGCCCGAAGGTGGTCGACTACTGGTCGCTGCGGGCGGTGGCGGAGGGGGGTTTCCAGGCGGACACCGAGGTCGACGGGGTGCGCTGGCTGCCGGTGACGGCGGCGCTGGAGCTGGTGAGCTACCCGCACGACGCCCAGGTGCTGCGCGCGTTCGCGGCCCTGCCGCCGGTGACCGGGACGGTGGCGCTGGTCCGGCACGCGCAGGCCGGCGCCCGGGGCACCTGGTCCGGGCCGGACACCGCCCGGCCACTCGACACCACCGGTCGGGTGCAGGCGCGTACGCTCGCCCCGCTGGTGGCCGCGATCCGCCCGGTACGTCTCGTCTCCGCCTCGCCCCGCCGCTGCGTGCAGACCCTCGACCCACTGGCCGAGCTGCTGGACCTGCCGATCGAGGTGAACCGCGACCTGGACGAGCCGGAGCCGGGCCAGCAGCTGGTGGAGCGGGCCCTGGCCGCCGCGGCCCGGCTGACCGCGCTGGCCGCCGCTGGCGACCCGGTCGTGGTGTGCAGCCAGGGCAAGGTGATCCCGCCGGCCCTGGAGCGGCTGACCGGCCGTACGGACGACTTCACCACGGCCAAGGGTGGCGGGTGGCTGCTGGCGTTCACCGCCGACGGGGTGCTCCCACCCGATCGTCTCTGA
- a CDS encoding CYTH and CHAD domain-containing protein gives MVEQERKYAVPADFRLPDLSPAVPAGGRVDSPAPVTLVATYFDTADLRLARTGVSLRHREGDELPWTVKLPTDSPGVRHEISRPGPADAVPAELVALVTAYHRGAPLVAVALVSTARERRELRDGDGGLLAEVVEDQVTSLAAGGATDVVDLSFREVEVERGSVDSDLLDRVDALLTTAGARLAEFVPKHVKALGKPARRAPDLVGPGELPAEPTAGDAVAEAIRRGVRRILRYDPLVRLGEEAGDVEAVRKMRVGTRRLRSDLRTFAPLLDAAWADPLADELRWLGGVLGEARDVEVLRDRLRRTAAADPVDPLDAGALGRLDAALAAGQRQAVAALADALRSPRYLALVESLVAADRAPRLTSKADTPAEKALPRLVRKPWRRLAHGTGRHGGVPALDPLGPDEQWHDVRKEAKRVRYALEAVAPVLGAGAGKLARAVRESQALLGAHQDAAVAAETWTALALAHPDDPTLAVTAGRLAERERAEVRRARADLPDTWRRAVRRRKGWLT, from the coding sequence ATGGTCGAACAGGAGCGCAAGTACGCGGTGCCGGCCGACTTCCGGCTGCCGGACCTGTCCCCCGCCGTGCCCGCCGGGGGCCGGGTCGACAGCCCTGCCCCGGTGACCCTGGTCGCCACCTACTTCGACACCGCCGACCTGCGACTGGCCCGGACCGGGGTCTCGCTGCGGCACCGCGAGGGTGACGAGCTGCCCTGGACGGTGAAGCTGCCCACCGACTCCCCCGGGGTCCGGCACGAGATCTCCCGGCCGGGGCCAGCGGACGCCGTGCCGGCGGAGCTGGTCGCGCTGGTCACCGCGTACCACCGGGGTGCGCCGCTGGTCGCGGTCGCCCTGGTCAGCACGGCCCGGGAACGCCGCGAACTGCGCGACGGCGACGGCGGGCTGCTCGCCGAGGTGGTCGAGGACCAGGTGACCTCGCTGGCCGCCGGGGGCGCGACCGACGTGGTCGACCTCAGCTTCCGGGAGGTGGAGGTCGAACGCGGCAGCGTCGACTCCGACCTGCTCGACCGGGTGGACGCGCTGCTCACCACGGCGGGCGCGCGGCTGGCGGAGTTCGTTCCCAAGCACGTCAAGGCGCTCGGCAAGCCGGCGCGACGGGCTCCGGACCTGGTCGGGCCGGGCGAGCTGCCGGCGGAGCCGACCGCCGGTGACGCGGTCGCCGAGGCGATCCGACGCGGCGTGCGCCGCATCCTCCGCTACGACCCGCTGGTACGCCTCGGCGAGGAGGCCGGCGACGTCGAGGCGGTCCGGAAGATGCGGGTCGGCACCCGGCGGCTCCGCAGCGACCTGCGCACCTTCGCGCCGCTGCTCGACGCCGCCTGGGCGGACCCGCTCGCCGACGAGCTGCGTTGGCTCGGCGGGGTGCTCGGCGAGGCCCGGGACGTCGAGGTGCTCCGCGACCGGCTGCGGCGCACCGCCGCGGCCGACCCGGTCGACCCGCTCGACGCGGGCGCGCTGGGCCGGCTGGACGCCGCGCTCGCCGCCGGGCAGCGGCAGGCGGTCGCCGCCCTGGCCGACGCGCTGCGTTCTCCCCGCTACCTCGCCCTGGTCGAGTCCCTGGTGGCGGCGGACCGCGCCCCCCGCCTCACCTCGAAGGCGGACACCCCGGCGGAGAAGGCGCTGCCCCGGCTGGTCCGGAAACCGTGGCGCCGGCTGGCGCACGGCACCGGCCGACACGGCGGGGTACCCGCGCTCGACCCGCTCGGGCCGGACGAGCAGTGGCACGACGTCCGCAAGGAGGCCAAGCGGGTCCGCTACGCGCTGGAGGCGGTCGCCCCGGTGCTGGGTGCGGGCGCCGGGAAGCTGGCCCGGGCGGTCCGGGAGAGCCAGGCGCTGCTCGGCGCGCACCAGGACGCGGCCGTCGCCGCCGAGACCTGGACGGCGCTGGCCCTGGCACACCCCGACGACCCGACCCTGGCGGTGACCGCCGGTCGGCTGGCCGAACGGGAGCGGGCCGAGGTCCGCCGGGCCCGCGCCGACCTCCCGGACACCTGGCGTCGGGCGGTACGCCGACGGAAGGGCTGGCTGACATGA
- a CDS encoding RNA degradosome polyphosphate kinase, producing the protein MGADPADTTAVGSDVPAGATPGGGAGTTASDVDGRVGDGQPGPGAGGAASAGLEEVVDPEQVPTADAGHVPADAGHVPADAGPDGPDLTGGGPAPEPLPEDRFLNRELAWLDFNARVLTLAEDPRTPLLERAKFLAIFASNLDEFYMVRVAGLKRRLQAGLPVRGGDRMPLRTQLDLVAGKAAGLVGRHATCFVDDVQPKLAAEDIHLLNWSDLGDPERERLRTYFREQIFPVLTPLAVDPAHPFPYISGRSLNLAVTVRDPHGGAELFARVKVPNNVPRFVRVCRDLAGVRFLPVEELISAHLGQLFSGMQVVECHPFRVTRNAELEVDEDRDEDLLQALERELARRRFGPPVRLEVAASISDHMLELLVRELDMDATDVLRVRGLLDLSALWQLYGEADRPDLKDPPFVPATHPRLTEGEVPRSVFATLRDGDVLVHHPYHSFATSVQRFVEQAAADPDVLAIKQTLYRTSGDSPIVDALVDAAAAGKQVVVLVELKARFDEVANIGWARTLERAGCHVVYGLVGLKTHCKTSLVVRQEGNQIRRYCHIGTGNYHPKTARLYEDFGVLTADPEIGADLTDLFNVLTGYSRQTTYRRLLVAPQGIRRGLIERIEREIAHTRLGAPGLVQIKVNSLVDEEVTDALYRASRAGVHVDLIIRGMCTLRPGVPGLSENIRVRSILGRFLEHSRIFRFGNDGAAEFWMGSADLMHRNLDRRVEALVQVGDPVARAELDHVLTAAMSPEVDAFELAADGTWSRRESTPDAPLQHLQELLLRRVGGTAG; encoded by the coding sequence GTGGGCGCCGACCCGGCCGACACCACCGCCGTGGGTTCCGACGTGCCCGCCGGTGCCACCCCCGGCGGCGGGGCCGGGACCACCGCCAGCGACGTCGACGGCCGGGTCGGCGACGGACAGCCGGGACCGGGTGCCGGCGGCGCGGCGTCCGCCGGGCTGGAGGAGGTCGTCGACCCCGAGCAGGTCCCTACGGCCGACGCCGGGCACGTTCCCGCCGACGCCGGGCACGTTCCCGCCGACGCCGGGCCGGACGGTCCCGACCTCACCGGTGGCGGACCGGCGCCGGAGCCGCTGCCCGAGGACCGCTTCCTCAACCGCGAACTCGCCTGGCTCGACTTCAACGCCCGGGTGCTCACCCTGGCCGAGGACCCACGCACCCCGCTGCTGGAACGGGCCAAGTTCCTGGCCATCTTCGCCAGCAACCTCGACGAGTTCTACATGGTCCGGGTGGCCGGGTTGAAGCGACGCCTCCAGGCCGGCCTGCCGGTCCGTGGCGGCGACCGGATGCCGCTGCGCACCCAGCTCGACCTGGTCGCGGGAAAGGCCGCCGGACTGGTCGGCCGGCACGCCACCTGCTTCGTCGACGACGTCCAGCCGAAGCTGGCCGCCGAGGACATCCACCTGCTGAACTGGTCCGACCTCGGTGACCCCGAGCGGGAACGGCTGCGCACCTACTTCCGCGAGCAGATCTTCCCGGTGCTGACCCCGCTGGCCGTCGACCCGGCGCACCCGTTCCCGTACATCTCCGGGCGGTCGCTCAACCTCGCGGTGACGGTCCGCGACCCGCACGGCGGGGCCGAGCTGTTCGCCCGGGTGAAGGTGCCGAACAACGTCCCCCGGTTCGTCCGGGTCTGCCGGGACCTGGCCGGGGTCCGGTTCCTGCCGGTCGAGGAGCTGATCTCGGCGCACCTGGGACAGCTCTTCTCCGGCATGCAGGTGGTGGAGTGCCACCCCTTCCGGGTCACCCGCAACGCCGAGCTGGAGGTCGACGAGGACCGCGACGAGGACCTCCTCCAGGCGCTGGAGCGGGAGCTGGCCCGCCGCCGCTTCGGCCCGCCGGTGCGCCTGGAGGTCGCCGCCTCCATCTCCGACCACATGCTGGAGCTGCTCGTCCGGGAACTGGACATGGACGCCACCGACGTGCTGCGGGTCCGCGGCCTGCTGGACCTCTCGGCACTCTGGCAGCTCTACGGCGAGGCGGACCGCCCCGACCTGAAGGACCCGCCGTTCGTCCCGGCCACCCATCCCAGGCTCACCGAGGGGGAGGTGCCGCGCAGCGTCTTCGCGACCCTGCGGGACGGGGACGTGCTGGTGCACCACCCGTACCACTCGTTCGCGACCAGCGTGCAGCGCTTCGTCGAGCAGGCCGCCGCCGACCCGGACGTGCTGGCCATCAAGCAGACCCTCTACCGCACCAGCGGCGACTCCCCCATCGTCGACGCGCTGGTCGACGCCGCCGCGGCCGGCAAGCAGGTGGTGGTGCTGGTCGAGCTGAAGGCCCGCTTCGACGAGGTGGCGAACATCGGCTGGGCCCGCACCCTGGAGCGGGCCGGCTGCCACGTGGTCTACGGCCTGGTGGGGCTGAAGACGCACTGCAAGACGTCCCTGGTGGTACGCCAGGAGGGCAACCAGATCCGCCGCTACTGCCACATCGGCACCGGCAACTACCACCCGAAGACCGCCCGGCTGTACGAGGACTTCGGGGTGCTCACCGCCGACCCGGAGATCGGCGCGGACCTGACCGACCTGTTCAACGTGCTCACCGGCTACAGCCGGCAGACCACGTACCGGCGGCTGCTGGTCGCCCCGCAGGGCATCCGGCGGGGCCTGATCGAGCGGATCGAACGGGAGATCGCGCACACCCGGCTCGGCGCGCCCGGACTGGTGCAGATCAAGGTGAACTCCCTGGTCGACGAGGAGGTGACCGACGCGCTCTACCGGGCCTCCCGGGCCGGGGTGCACGTGGACCTGATCATCCGGGGCATGTGCACGCTACGTCCCGGCGTACCGGGGCTGTCGGAGAACATCCGGGTCCGGTCGATTCTCGGCCGGTTCCTGGAGCACTCCCGGATCTTCCGGTTCGGCAACGACGGCGCGGCGGAGTTCTGGATGGGCTCGGCCGACCTGATGCACCGCAACCTGGACCGCCGGGTGGAGGCGCTGGTCCAGGTGGGCGACCCGGTCGCCCGCGCCGAACTGGACCACGTGCTGACCGCCGCGATGAGCCCCGAGGTGGACGCCTTCGAGCTGGCCGCCGACGGCACCTGGAGCCGCCGGGAGAGCACCCCGGACGCCCCGCTGCAACACCTCCAGGAGCTGCTGCTGCGCCGGGTCGGCGGCACCGCGGGCTGA